From Xylocopa sonorina isolate GNS202 chromosome 2, iyXylSono1_principal, whole genome shotgun sequence, a single genomic window includes:
- the LOC143433383 gene encoding DNA-dependent protein kinase catalytic subunit isoform X2: protein MISACRSQSNHTFQVYLDVISDILNQLPHDVREKHRQELYGWVKEFSSPTRYSEKMITMRSAVNLLSRHMNIFREFIYRDYKYWNHLLVDLASNKNVQNSECGQRALKNFYRTIGSILKDKTFEDDKTIFLYFKQQFEESLTPNSGISSNMLRFIVYGYSQMASACKTYQINEGVRNMFSCIANCVMPLCLRDDTENVYLEDICDYQEALSEIILYMPDLSIDQINIITRLNTLLVKRFPDLPITSQNLAISSLINMIISIGVISKSLLDECLYNLIHEGIAWSCSHTLLVDAELQRGLYDLEELPICYKKYVPLWTQLLNPDRYREHTRIAQDIVDSTMHASMVLIGKLNLTTKMKEDNMFSDAVYSQIAENEADFRTFVNIVDLYVDMISKLKVSSLLLNTIHNFLLKMISMSYKNPLISGFYKLVHATFKHISNLMDENEIETKTQLMLYKYLTNVLDLIPTFSNELLTTCLRLILDMPITYVKQILNSTIPTFKIAFTIGVSDFELACTALDSLEKWRNHMDNQDMIVFLQEIVPFLEPYLRSGESSVEFLQDIIKTERKVIKQIILKDEITLEKFQRRVLLFIASLDTGIITNFMYKRSTETGATWDKKDLLEYSLTLPDTNVICQVNINFDKILPRLILLAQNSGDRRTKINACEVLHSITALVLGKTSQRLAFNPDQFVPIYMVLCPALLNLGCDYDETTRKMFQPLMLQLTHWLSSKFMLKSSASMHFIDTLFKGLSNDSNSSLREFSGMCLAEFTKWSIKQSTDNGNLSQTNIYGVIYKMTSFALHPSASKRIAAATAFNHLYKTLRENKNIVSVYWLEILYSFVTSLDGCNDRSIITALDHVERVVITKKDLLNERHSHRKATFQSERATLLDAVNWLLVQCGSLDQCCRAKSMELVIKLSEHVENCDSAESMIKNYIDSCGIEAFNGIILSNLEPKIEGLSVKGLLPLLRSLDCYIWLMKNNLLDAKYLFNNSSSQREVFFDCASNFICLVNKIKIEDDGDNLVILTKEIEDLQTLQCKTILTTLEFIQILLDSGFQDNFFPDCFFNKDLYELIAKCIICPYVIGFDAKNLEITEALPKTLESLLQSITRKTDSFLLRLINSDLSIYVDKHINDFINLDEIVSNMSCCSELKEYVRGLIVLEHHNILNKLHNATKLIHRPEDKVTCIFNVLARRYLGELVCVNLKPTVKDYLETLMGFLLMHYEPSMTKTLIALIENNTILNAGSRRIEHGIHFLNTFKDEIFRYMLMDTEKTVEMLNELQKNPFFLLTITEQLLLFVQRHKKQLHHQAEFLANTMIKKFTMFKSAVSSVENGKQKLINIFGIAVHLKREPIHVLSMNEDFYTWILSQLLENSDIEYKIYILQNFLVCLTDMTSDTKPELLSILYNLGNNLNVSPDDFSQRNANALRVINCFQKLVTLLPITKSVATLKSVISFATGIAEHLCNDKTSEYLEKYFASITTDYAFESLQAAYKLFMESDRGVKERFDVLYKFLLPSFGFCKLPEIRRFFEENIKEIHTVICQKLVGTVSYVNQLITSKIGCYDLVAIMFCKVSINDIDDTDSVITRNAVDNVETGKELLLSLYKNTLNVRKLKRPEPELKEPMRLLHCSAYNCSIAIVSSYKKDQDSYLILFGENREKEQLIWENIVDCEKRYNFQQTVTEFPKYRKRLINIRKSMKQRQISTPYSYIYSYDLAASTLNEDINAYDFNETTVRSKPITEEESMSLTFESDELNNHECMATVCGVLTHMLSEEIFVPDTDEDNTTIHIPAWLSCFLKSMLRTNYDNVRLFMLKIVLNMQTVFQPYAKFFLKPIMQTTHSYLGKNEMNYIIVDVIEMLMNWQTASFEKSSRPIFDAKDKGTVQQLWEIIIHKVIVSRSSEITKAIYKYNLNLVKTMLEVWHTYLQLPSNLKEKMSNAPGAAMYLILICFVNGMEKDIVQKDDILQYLDKSVEDWKGDEETVLQCYECYGFVLKYLDGDDRLTNRKCAIMDKIQSILRKMQLESKDRLMKCIRALCKNYPAAATATYFDFVVPNMFKVDGQVKSNCLEIFRQCIPDLNAAQIVKELNYMKFHDFLKNRSLTYERIALKMIDSLVLVLPASILLSLATLAIPYTRHEFSEYREITYSIFIKSYKKYATDNSEDEEIKKLMNISKEILLDGVLDPAEKLQEMILNFWTADAQLESTCKERLLEILTMYTSKIGQNFLPFLLLLILDLTKNTNYNEKMFSEPLYDCNYADYNISASWRTRNLGSKTPFFVPSLTSQMNQMFTQTSSESSNVNSDFTYTKPVYEYDAEWQLQETQAPEFEPTYVAESSMTTYKNLEQDGIFKVPKVPEPAHNKRSKRFLSSSTDISRVMRQKQIKKNKRREEMIKEEDTRQRSSVKLYRKYRIGDFPDIEILHAALIEPLQQLAKNDQLICKDLIVSITCSLIEDKSFAAKLEGNVKRIVEDEQGSNSTIPALLEILLHSRITICSSEAIVKVSKSNGLNFHGSCVLENNLIYKEDNSEPPNKRMRNKNASDSSSDWLLLSNLYESMNDVDVVLSIFQNHISNEDMRSASLAQASNDWGKAKLAYEEAYNTESELIREHCLQGLFECLSNLCNWNEIDKYMKEKLNGNLDNIWDDPRKDWMFPWLLEVQIHKLLNEDCSDEFYNNVQIMESWLRDDAKVKHIKRLYGNELSLFVIHSNVEGARDFLLNTLDEVREEWIRLHPLSTQLGVRKLQKLRITNDVDRFIKVFKTRTPCNLNEILKFWNNSMPSAQDALVPWDKLTSYRLHFINTLLSNDEETCKEEDSMQVDTDSYPNTEENGIIRRMHATAFTMGLKMIEAAFDQGNRYVAKKYGVRLEKIIKNYSIDKKHEIPLVHAKIKYLMGETETDVTKKLSSYVSSWKHYHKLLRQNDLEDTLSVNTRKEISKLSSRIAKLSEDETFAKLLMTNSEILKDINVETHDLSVIQNALETYSFDHLKTCCNMTTTNKNVGESFFSLAKYCYDRLSYTTNDVQLSKEFVHSILKAMSAGSLEAAHYFPCLLKPEYFNDQETKEIFMNESKRIETWRFLSWQAQLFSHLGTSIAPLIIPILKRIVEEYPNAVIYTFRLTVETNPALLEETSTYDIRQLIYNRPEIERFLTAMQYVVQPELYLKHYLLECRKNLSLGQATAVNMLMEKVYPNARENKHDVKPGAIFDEIQMHKSKIKDLQNSRSKDFERRLDAMIQNISQLLQRRKDRLKLKDYSPWLCNFPEKDIEIPGQYTGNRKPMPQYHTKIIKFEPTVKVMRSMRKPIRITMIGNDAKEYHFLTKFGEDLRQDQRLQQLFNIMNKTLHADATCKQRQLSVDTYQVIPLSKTVGLIQWVDNTRSLQELINFNKTKQDESISIMYGKWIQDAAPNKKGYEIYKEAVLKYKAAKVIAKMNEFISKTEWDSLRKTLTVLCPSVESFVTMRRNFITSYATMCIAHWILGIGDRHLENTLVTVDSGRCLGIDFGFAFDAGVNQRIPELMPFRLTSQILGLLKPFTENDLLGMTMVHVLRTLRNDQGPILSCMDVFVHEPLNWTQHVNRGLSENDEDATDVKWVPMRKIQAVTKKLNGIKPSLITIDQLKEQHNDKYFDRYYVIVTGDDEDNKRTRARMGNNCLTVAEQVECLLDQATDLNILGRTFVGWKPWL, encoded by the exons ATGATTTCAGCATgcag GTCTCAGTCAaatcatacatttcaagtgtatttagACGTCATTTCGGATATACTGAATCAGCTTCCACATGATGTGAGAGAAAAACATCGTCAAGAACTGTATGGATGGGTTAAAGAATTCAGTTCTCCCACACGGTATTCAGAAAAAATGATTACAATGAGATCTGCGGTTAATCTACTGTCCAGGCATATGAATATATTTCGCGAATTTATTTATCGCGATTATAAGTATTGGAACCATCTACTGGTGGATTTGGCGTCGAACAAAAATGTTCAAAATAGTGAATGCGGACAGCGTGCATTAAAGAATTTTTACCGAACCATTGGAAGCATTTTAAAGGATAAGACGTTTGAAGATGATAAAACAATATTTTTG TATTTCAAGCAACAATTCGAAGAATCTTTAACACCCAATTCTGGAATATCATCGAATATGCTACGTTTTATTGTATATGGATATAGTCAAATGGCCTCAGCATGTAAAACATATCAAATTAATGAAGGTGTTAGAAATATGTTTTCGTGTATAGCTAATTGTGTCATGCCACTCTGTTTAAG GGATGATACTGAGAATGTTTACTTGGAAGACATCTGTGATTACCAAGAAGCTCTATCAGAAATAATATTGTACATGCCAGATCTTTCAATTGATCAAATCAATATAATTACGAGGCTTAATACTCTTTTAGTTAAAAGATTTCCCGATCTTCCTATAACCAGCCAAAATCTTGCGATATCATCGTTGATAAATATGATAATTAGCATTGGAGTGATCAGTAAAAGTCTTTTAGATGAATGTCTGTACAATTTAA TTCACGAAGGTATAGCATGGAGTTGTTCCCATACTTTACTCGTTGATGCTGAATTGCAGCGAGGATTGTACGATCTCGAAGAGTTACCGATATGTTATAAAAAATATGTACCTCTCTGGACGCAGCTTTTAAATCCGGATAGATACAGAGAACACACGAGAATTGCACAAGACATAGTTGACTCAACTATGCACGCAAGCATGGTATTAATTGGAAAATTAAATCTGACCACGAAAATGAAAGAAGACAATATGTTCTCTGATGCCGTTTATTCTCAAATTGCTGAGAACGAGGCAGATTTTCGTACGTTCGTCAATATCGTGGACTTGTACGTCGATATGATCAGTAAGTTAAAGGTATCTTCCCTACTGCTAAACACAATACACAACTTTCTGTTGAAAATGATCAGTATGTCTTATAAGAATCCTCTGATATCGGGATTTTATAAATTGGTACACGCAACTTTTAAACATATTTCCAATTTGATGGACGAAAACGAAATTGAAACAAAAACACAACTAATGTTGTATAAATATTTAACGAACGTATTGGATCTAATTCCAACGTTTTCTAACGAACTGTTAACTACGTGCTTACGTTTAATTCTCGATATGCCAATAACATACGTGAAACAAATTCTGAACAGTACAATTCCAACATTTAAGATCGCTTTTACTATCGGTGTAAGCGATTTCGAGTTAGCCTGCACTGCGTTGGACTCATTGGAGAAGTGGAGGAACCACATGGATAATCAAGATATGATTGTATTCTTGCAAGAAATAGTACCATTTTTGGAGCCGTATTTACGTAGCGGAGAAAGCTCCGTGGAATTCCTTCAAGACATAATAAAAACGGAGCGAAAAGTTATTAAACAGATTATACTGAAAGATGAAATCACGTTAGAAAAGTTTCAGAGGAGAGTTCTGCTATTCATAGCTTCGCTTGATACCGGTATAATAACGAACTTTATGTATAAAAGATCTACAGAGACAGGAGCTACTTGGGATAAAAAAGATTTACTGGAGTACTCGTTAACGTTACCTGATACTAACGTTATTTGTCAAGTGAACATTAATTTCGATAAAATTTTGCCAAGATTAATTTTGTTGGCTCAAAATTCTGGGGATAGGCGAACGAAGATAAATGCTTGCGAAGTGCTGCATTCGATAACGGCATTGGTTCTTGGTAAAACGTCGCAACGTTTAGCGTTTAATCCGGATCAATTTGTCCCCATCTACATGGTGTTATGCCCAGCGCTACTGAATCTAGGTTGCGATTACGACGAAACAACGAGAAAAATGTTTCAACCGTTAATGCTACAGCTGACGCACTGGTTAAGCTCAAAGTTCATGTTGAAATCTTCAGCTAGTATGCACTTCATCGATACGCTTTTTAAAGGTCTGAGCAACGACTCGAATTCATCGCTACGAGAATTTTCTGGGATGTGCTTAGCCGAATTTACCAAATGGTCGATAAAGCAGTCAACTGACAATGGAAACCTATCGCAGACGAATATTTACGGAGTTATATATAAAATGACAAGTTTCGCGCTTCATCCCTCCGCTTCTAAGCGGATAGCGGCTGCGACAGCGTTCAATCATCTTTACAAAACCCTGCGCGAGAATAAAAATATCGTATCCGTGTATTGGCTGGAAATTTTGTACAGTTTTGTTACAAGTTTGGACGGCTGCAACGATCGTTCGATCATCACCGCGCTTGACCATGTCGAGAGAGTCGTAATAACGAAGAAAGATCTGTTAAATGAACGACATTCTCATCGTAAGGCAACTTTCCAGTCGGAAAGGGCAACTTTACTCGACGCTGTAAACTGGTTGCTCGTCCAGTGTGGCTCTTTGGATCAATGTTGTCGCGCGAAATCTATGGAGCTAGTTATCAAACTTTCTGAACACGTAGAAAACTGCGATTCGGCTGAGAGCATGATAAAGAATTATATTGACAGTTGTGGAATCGAAGCGTTTAATGGTATAATATTAAGCAATCTCGAGCCGAAGATAGAAGGTCTATCGGTTAAAGGTCTACTGCCTCTTCTAAGAAGTTTAGATTGCTACATTTGGCTGATGAAAAATAATTTATTGGAtgcgaaatatttatttaataattcGAGTTCGCAGAGGGAAGTATTTTTCGACTGTGCGAGCAATTTTATTTGCCtggtaaataaaattaaaatagaaGACGACGGAGATAACTTGGTGATACTAACGAAGGAGATAGAGGATTTGCAAACGTTACAATGTAAAACAATATTAACTACATTAGAGTTTATACaaattctgttggattccggt TTTCAGGACAATTTCTTCCCAGATTGCTTCTTTAATAAAGATTTATACGAGTTGATTGCAAAATGTATCATCTGTCCGTACGTAATAGGATTCGATGCAAAGAATCTTGAAATTACCGAAGCGCTTCCAAAAACTCTGGAGTCTCTGTTGCAGTCAATTACTAGGAAAACCGATAGCTTTTTATTACGTTTGATTAACTCTGATCTGTCGATTTATGTAGATAAACACATAAACGACTTCATTAATTTAGACGAAATAGTTTCCAATATGAGCTGTTGCAGTGAACTCAAAGAATATGTTCGAGGTTTAATCGTTTTGGAACATCATAATATTCTCAATAAGCTGCACAAT GCAACAAAATTGATACATCGACCGGAGGATAAAGTCACATGTATCTTTAACGTGTTGGCAAGAAGATATTTAGGGGAACTTGTTTGCGTAAACTTGAAACCGACGGTAAAGGACTATCTAGAAACTTTAATGGGATTTCTACTTATGCATTACGAG CCTTCCATGACAAAAACGTTAATCGCATTAATTGAGAATAACACAATACTCAATGCAGGTTCCAGAAGAATCGAGCATGGTATACACTTCCTGAATACGTTTAAAGATGAGATATTTAGATACATGTTGATGGACACGGAAAAGACAGTGGAAATGTTGAACGAGTTGCAAAAGAATCCGTTCTTTCTCTTAACGATAACGGAGCAACTGCTTttgttcgtgcaacgtcataaAAAACAATTGCATCACCAGGCAGAATTTTTAGCGAACACAATGATCAAGAAATTTACGATGTTTAAAAGCGCTGTAAGTAGTGTTGAAAATGGAAAGCAAAAACTGATCAATATCTTTGGGATCGCGGTGCACCTAAAGCGTGAACCGATACACGTGTTATCTATGAATGAAGATTTTTACACGTGGATTCTCAGTCAGCTGCTGGAGAATTCAGATATAGAATACAAGATTTACATTCTGCAGAATTTCCTCGTATGCTTGACTGATATGACATCCGACACAAAACCAGAATTACTATCCATTTTATATAATCTAGGGAACAATCTCAACGTGAGTCCAGATGATTTCTCTCAGAGGAACGCGAATGCTCTAAGAGTAATTAATTGTTTCCAAAAATTAGTAACGCTGTTACCGATCACTAAATCGGTCGCTACGTTGAAATCTGTTATCTCATTTGCAACGGGAATCGCCGAACATTTATGCAATGATAAAACGAGCGAATATTTAGAGAAGTACTTCGCCTCGATTACCACTGACTATGCTTTCGAGTCTCTGCAGGCGGCGTACAAATTATTCATGGAGTCGGACAGAGGGGTAAAAGAGAGATTTGACGTGTTGTACAAGTTTCTTTTGCCGTCGTTTGGCTTTTGTAAACTCCCTGAAATACGTCGATTTTTCGAAGAAAATATCAAGGAAATACATACGGTTATTTGTCAAAAATTGGTTGGGACCGTCTCTTACGTAAATCAACTAATAACATCGAAAATAGGATGTTACGATCTTGTTGCAATTATGTTCTGCAAAGTATCTATAAACGACATAGACGATACTGACAGTGTGATCACTCGAAACGCAGTTGACAATGTAGAGACGGGAAAAGAACTTCTACTGAGTTTGTACAAAAATACGTTGAACGTACGCAAGTTAAAACGCCCCGAACCTGAACTCAAAGAACCGATGAGGTTGTTGCATTGTTCCGCCTACAATTGTTCCATAGCTATCGTGTCTTCCTATAAAAAGGACCAGGACTCTTACCTAATCCTTTTTGGCGAGAACAGAGAGAAGGAGCAGTTGATTTGGGAAAATATTGTGGACTGCGAgaagagatataattttcagcaAACAGTTACCGAGTTTCCCAAGTATCGTAAGAGGCTGATCAACATAAGGAAGAGCATGAAACAGAGGCAGATTTCAACCCCTTACTCCTACATTTACAGTTACGATTTAGCTGCCAGTACCTTGAACGAAGATATAAACGCCTACGACTTCAATGAAACAACCGTGCGTAGCAAACCAATTACCGAAGAGGAGAGTATGAGTTTAACATTCGAGAGCGACGAACTGAACAACCATGAATGTATGGCTACTGTTTGCGGAGTTCTGACTCACATGTTATCAGAAGAAATATTCGTACCGGACACCGACGAGGATAATACGACGATCCATATACCGGCATGGTTGAGTTGCTTCCTGAAGTCCATGTTAAGAACGAATTACGATAATGTACGATTGTTCATGCTGAAAATTGTGTTGAACATGCAGACTGTGTTCCAGCCTTACGCGAAATTTTTCCTCAAACCGATAATGCAAACGACGCACTCGTATTTAGGAAAGAATGAGATGAACTATATTATCGTCGACGTTATAGAAATGTTGATGAACTGGCAGACAGCATCTTTTGAGAAATCAAGTAGACCTATATTCGATGCCAAGGACAAGGGCACTGTTCAACAGCTATGGGAGATAATTATCCATAAAGTAATCGTGAGCAGGTCCAGCGAAATAACCAAGGCAATTTACAAGTATAACTTGAACTTGGTGAAAACAATGCTCGAAGTGTGGCATACCTATCTGCAGTTACCCTCGAATCTAAAGGAGAAGATGAGCAACGCGCCTGGAGCTGCTATGTATTTGATACTGATCTGTTTCGTTAATGGCATGGAGAAGGATATTGTCCAAAAGGACGATATATTACAATATCTGGATAAGTCTGTAGAGGATTGGAAAGGCGATGAGGAAACAGTTTTGCAATGTTACGAATGTTACGGTTTTGTTTTGAAGTACTTAGATGGTGACGATAGATTGACGAACAGAAAATGCGCCATAATGGACAAAATACAAAGCATACTAAGGAAAATGCAGCTAGAATCTAAGGATAGGCTGATGAAATGTATTCGTGCACTGTGCAAAAATTATCCAGCAGCGGCGACTGCGACTTATTTTGATTTCGTTGTGCCGAATATGTTCAAAGTGGATGGTCAGGTCAAGTCGAATTGTTTAGAAATATTCCGGCAATGCATACCTGATCTCAACGCGGCTCAAATAGTGAAGGAATTAAATTACATGAAATTCCATGACTTCTTGAAAAATCGAAGTTTAACCTACGAGAGGATAGCGCTGAAAATGATTGATTCCTTAGTCCTTGTTTTACCCGCGTCAATTTTATTATCGTTGGCAACTTTAGCGATACCTTACACGAGgcacgagttttctgaatacagAGAGATCACATACAGCATATTCATAAAAAGTTATAAAAAATATGCGACAGATAATTCTGAAGACGAGGAAATAAAGAAGTTGATGAACATCAGCAAAGAAATATTACTGGACGGTGTATTAGATCCTGCTGAGAAACTGCAAGAGATGATACTCAACTTCTGGACCGCGGATGCTCAGTTGGAAAGTACTTGCAAAGAAAGATTGCTGGAAATTTTGACTATGTACACCTCCAAGATTGGCCAAAATTTCTTGCCATTCCTACTCTTACTGATCTTAGATCTTACTaaaaatacaaattacaatgagAAGATGTTCTCCGAGCCTTTGTATGATTGTAACTATGCGGACTATAATATAAGTGCCTCGTGGAGAACAAGGAATCTCGGGTCAAAGACACCGTTTTTCGTGCCATCATTAACTAGTCAAATGAATCAAATGTTCACGCAAACGAGCTCTGAATCGTCTAACGTGAACTCTGACTTTACGTACACGAAGCCTGTCTACGAATACGATGCTGAATGGCAGCTTCAAGAAACTCAGGCGCCTGAATTTGAACCGACTTACGTCGCGGAAAGTTCTATGACAACGTATAAGAACTTAGAGCAAGATGGTATATTCAAAGTGCCAAAGGTGCCGGAACCAGCACATAATAAAAGATCCAAACGATTTTTAAGCAGCTCGACCGACATCTCTCGTGTTATGCGGCAGAAGCAAATAAAGAAGAACAAGCGACGCGAGGAGATGATAAAGGAAGAAGATACTCGACAGAGGAGCAGCGTAAAGTTGTACAGAAAGTACAGAATCGGTGATTTCCCAGACATTGAAATACTGCACGCCGCGCTTATAGAACCATTGCAACAGTTAGCAAAGAACGACCAGTTAATCTGCAAGGATTTAATAGTTTCCATTACCTGCTCGTTAATCGAGGACAAATCTTTTGCAGCGAAGCTTGAAGGCAATGTAAAACGtatcgtagaggacgagcaaggCAGCAATTCTACCATACCTGCGCTTTTAGAAATACTATTGCACTCTCGTATCACGATTTGCTCGTCGGAGGCCATTGTTAAGGTTTCCAAATCGAACGGTTTAAACTTCCATGGGTCGTGCGTTTTGGAGAACAATTTAATTTACAAAGAAGACAATTCTGAACCTCCTAATAAGAGAATGCGAAACAAAAATGCGAGCGACTCGTCTTCCGATTGGTTGCTGTTGTCGAATCTTTATGAGTCTATGAACGACGTCGACGTGGTTCTCAGCATCTTTCAGAATCATATAAGCAACGAAGATATGCGG AGCGCCTCGCTTGCACAAGCATCCAACGACTGGGGGAAAGCAAAGCTGGCGTACGAGGAGGCATACAACACGGAATCAGAGCTGATAAGAGAACACTGCCTTCAAGGCTTGTTCGAATGTTTAAGCAATTTATGTAACTGGAATGAAATAGACAAGTACATGAAGGAAAAACTGAATGGGAATCTTGATAACATATGGGACGATCCGCGGAAAGATTGGATGTTCCCATGGCTGCTCGAGGTGCAGATCCATAAACTGTTAAACGAAGATTGCAGCGATGAATTTTACAACAACGTGCAGATCATGGAATCTTGGTTGCGAGACGATGCAAAAGTAAAGCACATTAAACGACTTTACGGGAACGAGTTGTCGCTATTCGTGATTCATAGTAACGTTGAGGGTGCTCGTGACTTTTTATTGAACACTTTGGACGAGGTCAGGGAAGAGTGGATTAGGCTTCATCCACTGTCCACCCAGTTGGGAGTCCGCAAGTTGCAAAAGCTTCGCATCACCAACGACGTGGATCGGTTTATAAAGGTTTTTAAAACCAGAACTCCGTGCAATTTGAACGAGATCTTGAAATTTTGGAACAATAGCATGCCCTCAGCACAGGATGCCTTGGTCCCATGGGACAAGCTAACGTCGTATCGCTTACATTTCATTAATACTTTACTAAGTAATGATGAAGAGACGTGCAAGGAAGAGGATTCGATGCAAGTCGATACTGATAGTTACCCTAACACTGAAGAAAATGGGATTATTCGTAGAATGCATGCAACTGCCTTTACTATGGGACTGAAAATGATCGAGGCAGCGTTTGATCAGGGAAACAGATACGTAGCAAAGAAATATGGAGTACGATTGGAGAAAATAATAAAGAATTATTCAATAGACAAAAAACACGAAATTCCCTTAGTACACGCGAAGATAAAATACTTGATGGGAGAGACTGAAACGGACGTGACAAAGAAGTTATCAAGTTACGTTTCATCTTGGAAACATTATCACAAACTTTTACGACAGAACGATCTCGAAGATACTCTAAGTGTTAATACGCGGAAGGAAATTAGTAAGCTATCATCAAGAATTGCGAAGCTCAGCGAGGATGAAACGTTTGCAAAATTGTTAATGACAAACAGTGAAATTTTAAAAGACATAAACGTAGAAACCCATGACTTGTCTGTAATTCAGAATGCACTGGAAACTTATAGCTTCGATCATTTGAAAACGTGCTGCAATATGACAaccacgaataaaaatgtagggGAATCCTTTTTCAGTCTCGCAAAGTACTGTTACGATAGGTTGTCGTATACCACAAATGATGTTCAATTGAGCAAAGAATTTGTCCACTCTATATTGAAAGCAATGAGTGCTGGATCTCTTGAGGCAGCCCACTATTTCCCTTGTTTGCTAAAACCCGAATACTTCAACGATCAAGAGACTAAAGAGATTTTTATGAATGAAAGCAAACGCATTGAAACTTGGCGATTTCTCTCTTGGCAGGCACAGTTGTTCTCCCATTTGGGAACCTCGATTGCCCCCTTAATAATACCTATCCTCAAACGAATCGTCGAGGAGTATCCTAACGCAgttatttatacgtttcgtttgACGGTGGAAACAAATCCTGCTCTTCTAGAAGAAACCAGCACTTATGATATTCGACAACTTATTTATAACAGACCAGAAATCGAGAGATTCCTAACAGCCATGCAGTACGTGGTCCAACCTGAACTATATTTGAAACATTATTTGCTTGAATGTCGTAAAAATTTATCACTTGGACAGGCTACAGCCGTGAATATGCTTATGGAAAAGGTATATCCAAATGCACGAGAGAACAAACATGACGTAAAACCAGGGGCTATCTTTGACGAGATACAAATGCATAAAAGTAAGATAAAGGACTTACAAAATAGCAGGTCTAAAGACTTCGAGCGTCGTTTAGATGCAATGATACAAAACATTAGTCAATTACTTCAAAGGCGCAAAGATAGATTGAAATTGAAGGATTATAGCCCATGGTTGTGCAATTTCCCTGAAAAAGATATAGAAATACCTGGCCAATATACTGGTAATAGAAAACCTATGCCTCAGTATCATACGAAAATTATAAAATTCGAACCTACTGTAAAGGTGATGCGATCGATGCGTAAACCTATTCGGATTACCATGATCGGCAACGACGCAAAAGAGTATCATTTTCTAACGAAGTTTGGAGAGGATCTAAGACAAGATCAAAGATTGCAACAGTTATTCAACATCATGAACAAAACTTTACATGCAGATGCAACTTGCAAACAAAGACAATTGTCTGTTGATACATATCAG GTGATTCCCTTATCGAAAACGGTGGGTCTTATACAGTGGGTAGATAATACCAGGTCCTTGCAAGAACTTATAAACTTTAATAAGACAAAGCAGGACGAATCCATAAGTATAATGTACGGGAAATGGATACAAGATGCAGCACCCAATAAAAAAGGATATGAAATATACAAGGAGGCGGTGCTGAAATACAAAGCTGCTAAAGTGATCGCTAAAATGAACGAATTTATCAGTAAAACCGAATGGGATAGTTTACGTAAGACGCTGACGGTATTATGTCCATCTGTAGAAAGTTTTGTTACGATGCGGCGAAATTTTATTACTTCCTACGCCACAATGTGTATCGCACATTGGATCTTAGGCATTGGAGATCGACATTTAGAGAATACTCTGGTTACCGTCGACTCAGGACGTTGTTTAGGTATAGATTTTGGGTTTGCCTTTGATGCAGGCGTCAACCAAAGAATACCGGAATTAATGCCTTTCCGTTTAACATCGCAAATCCTGGGCTTACTAAAGCCCTTTACCGAGAACGATCTTTTGGGGATGACAATGGTTCACGTTTTACGAACATTGAGAAATGATCAGGGACCTATTCTATCTTGCATGGATGTTTTTGTCCATGAACCATTAAATTGGACTCAACACGTCAATAGGGGATTAAGTGAAAATGATGAAGACGCTACAG ATGTGAAATGGGTGCCAATGAGAAAAATTCAAGCAGTTACGAAAAAGTTAAATGGAATCAAACCATCTTTGATCACGATAGATCAATTAAAAGAACAACATAATGACAAATATTTCGATAGGTATTACGTCATAGTTACCGGGGATGACGAAGATAATAAACGAACGCGAGCAAGAATGGGGAATAATTGTTTAACCGTCGCGGAACAG GTCGAGTGCTTATTGGATCAAGCAACAGATTTAAACATTTTAGGTCGCACATTCGTAGGATGGAAACCATGGCTTTAA